One window of the Benincasa hispida cultivar B227 chromosome 3, ASM972705v1, whole genome shotgun sequence genome contains the following:
- the LOC120073502 gene encoding sporozoite surface protein 2-like, with product MGVGIDEEPMPEVHDLINIKILRMLLKDSPHCPELPTKRPVIDLNTPQEPRPKRRKREDRGKERVHESLVHDLKPINTLPLVIRSPSPPSQPAQTSSPLREPITNLPLIPNSSXIPIDVGRLIIGQIKALVGHKRGQYFFPWIVSEPLNPLPLVIRSPNPPSSPAQTSSPLREPITNLPLIPNSSIQPAAPPSPTNSSLHPTTPSLQVNDPHALGEGTSAQPQNGAGETS from the coding sequence atgggtgtaggcattgatgaggagcccatgccCGAAGTCCACGAcctcatcaacatcaaaattctGAGGATGCTCCTCAAGGATTCCCCACATTGCCCGGAACTGCCAACAAAAAGACCTGTGATTGATTTGAATACGCCGCAGGAACCCagaccaaaaagaagaaaaagagaagatagGGGAAAAGAGAGGGTACATGAGTCACTGGTGCATGATCTAAAGCCCATAAACACTCTTCCCTTAGTCATCAGATCTCCGAGCCCTCCAAGCCAGCCAGCACAAACCTCCTCCCCTCTTCGTGAACCGATTACCAATCTTCCTCTTATCCCCAACTCTTCTNGCATTCCTATTGATGTGGGAAGGTTGATCATAGGGCAGATCAAAGCACTAGTGGGGCATAAACGGGGGCAATATTTCTTTCCGTGGATCGTCTCAGAGCCCTTAaaccctcttcccttagtcatTAGATCTCCAAACCCTCCAAGCTCGCCAGCGCAAACCTCCTCCCCTCTTCGTGAACCGATTACCAATCTTCCTCTTATCCCCAACTCTTCTATTCAGCCAGCAGCCCCACCTTCACCAACAAATTCATCACTACATCCCACTACCCCATCACTGCAAGTTAATGACCCACACGctttgggtgaaggcacatcTGCCCAACCTCAAAATGGTGCTGGCGAGACTTCGTAG